The following coding sequences are from one Terriglobales bacterium window:
- a CDS encoding CRTAC1 family protein — MRRDQADSLFFPRRHFLKTFGLACLAGRDLFSGGFGANRFAVAPGTQPGPGPYFVVVPPAASGITWRHVNGRSPQYYLPETTGAGCAFIDYDNDGWMDIYLVNSGKCDFYDPQPPLRNALYRNNRDGSFTEVTEKAGVAGGGYGMGVAVGDYDGDGFPDLYVTQYGRSILYHNNGNGTFTDVTEKAGVSAPGWASSAVWFDYDNDGKLDLFVCRFVDFDKSKNKFCGNTATKERYYCVPRVYDPMPSWLFHNNGDGTFTDVSRESGIAQSLGKAWGVVASDINNDGFLDLFVANDTVQNFLFANQGNGKFTEIGVEAGVAYSAEGNPRSGMGVDAADYDGDGWPDLFVSNVDREMYSLYHNNHDQTFDDESIGNDIGKTTLLMSGWGLKFFDFDNDGNPDLFLANGHPDDKVETRDNTVKYSEPMLLYWNSGAGSRRTFKNVSAQAGPIFNERFAARGMAIGDFDNDGAVDVLVAVNDGAPLLLRNVAAKGSHWLGIRLVGKKANRDAVGALVTWQAGDLKRHQFKAGGGSYLASHDPRMVLGIGQRPKLDWVEVKWPQPSGLVERFTALPIDRYITIEEGSGSAQPAARRK; from the coding sequence TTGCGCAGAGATCAGGCCGACTCCCTTTTCTTCCCCAGACGTCATTTTCTTAAAACATTCGGGCTGGCATGTTTGGCTGGCAGGGACCTATTTTCCGGCGGCTTTGGCGCAAACCGGTTCGCGGTTGCGCCCGGGACGCAACCGGGGCCGGGACCTTATTTTGTCGTAGTCCCGCCGGCGGCCAGTGGAATCACGTGGCGACACGTGAATGGCAGGTCTCCTCAATACTATCTTCCAGAAACCACGGGGGCAGGCTGCGCCTTTATTGATTACGACAATGACGGCTGGATGGACATCTATCTGGTGAATAGTGGGAAATGTGATTTTTACGATCCCCAGCCGCCACTTCGTAATGCCCTCTATCGAAATAATCGCGACGGCTCGTTTACGGAGGTTACGGAGAAGGCGGGTGTTGCCGGCGGCGGCTATGGGATGGGCGTTGCAGTTGGCGATTACGATGGCGATGGATTTCCGGATCTGTATGTAACCCAGTACGGCCGCAGCATTCTTTACCACAATAACGGGAACGGAACCTTCACAGATGTGACTGAGAAAGCCGGGGTAAGCGCGCCCGGGTGGGCGTCCAGCGCCGTTTGGTTCGATTATGACAATGATGGAAAACTTGATCTCTTCGTCTGCCGATTCGTGGATTTCGATAAATCGAAGAACAAGTTCTGCGGCAACACGGCAACCAAAGAACGCTACTACTGCGTTCCCCGAGTTTACGATCCTATGCCCAGCTGGCTGTTTCACAACAATGGAGACGGGACGTTTACCGACGTGAGCCGCGAATCTGGGATAGCCCAGTCCTTGGGAAAAGCGTGGGGAGTAGTCGCTTCGGACATTAACAACGACGGATTTCTTGACCTTTTCGTCGCCAACGATACGGTACAGAATTTTCTTTTCGCAAACCAGGGAAATGGAAAATTCACGGAAATCGGAGTTGAAGCCGGCGTCGCTTACAGCGCCGAGGGCAATCCGCGTTCCGGAATGGGGGTTGACGCGGCTGACTACGATGGCGATGGTTGGCCGGATCTTTTCGTCTCCAACGTTGATCGGGAGATGTACTCCCTCTACCACAACAACCATGACCAGACTTTCGACGACGAATCCATCGGGAATGATATTGGCAAAACGACATTGCTGATGAGCGGGTGGGGGTTGAAGTTTTTCGACTTCGACAACGACGGGAACCCGGACCTTTTTCTGGCGAATGGCCACCCTGACGACAAAGTTGAAACTCGCGACAATACCGTCAAGTATTCTGAGCCGATGCTGCTCTACTGGAACAGCGGTGCCGGGTCCAGGCGAACGTTCAAGAATGTAAGTGCGCAGGCAGGCCCGATTTTCAACGAGCGCTTCGCGGCACGTGGTATGGCCATTGGAGACTTCGACAACGACGGCGCGGTGGACGTGTTGGTTGCTGTTAACGACGGCGCCCCCTTGCTTCTACGTAATGTCGCCGCCAAAGGGAGCCACTGGCTGGGAATTCGTCTGGTAGGAAAAAAGGCAAACCGCGACGCTGTAGGAGCGCTCGTGACCTGGCAGGCAGGAGATCTAAAGCGCCATCAATTCAAGGCTGGTGGTGGGAGCTACCTGGCTTCTCATGATCCGCGTATGGTGCTGGGTATCGGCCAGCGTCCGAAACTCGATTGGGTGGAGGTCAAGTGGCCGCAGCCCAGCGGACTGGTCGAGCGATTCACGGCTCTGCCGATTGATCGTTACATCACCATTGAAGAAGGCAGCGGGAGCGCACAACCAGCAGCAAGGCGAAAATAA
- a CDS encoding MFS transporter, whose protein sequence is MSGSHSLIVAAWLGIFIYGYLNAMLGIVLPNLMEKLKLDKTQAGSFFMAVSIGLIVASVPSGLTMDFLGTKLVVCLGLLLVAIAFWGLGMINSSRLLYALAFVLGLGGAMVVAGENTTMSLVNTSQREVAANLLNLFFGVGAFVAPFIVIPVLKRYGFSGVLKASGVLAGAVLLLHLGLSFPAIAAQSFPLARAGGLVTEPRLLLLVFLIFMYVGTEFSVWSWTVTLLTTDRGYDQKSASRIISAFALAMIAGRWATQWTLGVFGPERLLLISAAGSVVFLAAMFRARKRVLIVASALAAGWFMAPIFPTALGLAGRYFPSMVGTAISLVTTGGWLGAIVIPPAVGFVADRRGVSRGVLIPVGSAALMMASPILLAATR, encoded by the coding sequence ATGAGCGGCTCTCACTCACTAATCGTGGCAGCGTGGTTGGGAATTTTTATATACGGCTACCTCAACGCCATGCTGGGGATTGTGCTGCCGAACCTGATGGAGAAGCTCAAGCTGGACAAAACCCAGGCAGGCAGTTTCTTCATGGCAGTTTCCATTGGCCTGATCGTTGCCTCAGTACCGTCTGGCTTAACCATGGATTTCCTGGGCACAAAATTAGTGGTATGCCTCGGCCTCCTGTTGGTCGCGATCGCATTTTGGGGACTGGGGATGATTAATTCCTCCAGGCTGCTGTATGCCTTGGCATTCGTTTTGGGGCTGGGAGGAGCGATGGTGGTCGCGGGCGAGAACACCACCATGTCGCTGGTCAACACCAGCCAGCGCGAGGTTGCTGCCAACCTATTGAACCTCTTCTTCGGAGTTGGCGCTTTCGTAGCTCCCTTTATTGTGATACCCGTCCTCAAGCGCTACGGATTCTCGGGAGTGCTTAAAGCTTCAGGTGTTTTGGCCGGCGCGGTCCTGTTGCTGCATTTGGGTCTTTCGTTCCCTGCGATCGCGGCACAAAGCTTCCCTCTGGCTCGTGCCGGCGGCCTGGTCACCGAGCCACGATTGCTGTTGCTTGTTTTCTTAATTTTCATGTATGTGGGTACTGAATTTTCAGTCTGGAGTTGGACGGTTACTTTGCTAACGACGGACCGCGGCTACGACCAAAAATCAGCGTCAAGAATAATTTCCGCTTTCGCCCTGGCCATGATCGCTGGACGATGGGCGACGCAGTGGACACTTGGGGTCTTCGGGCCGGAGCGGTTATTACTGATAAGCGCGGCCGGCTCGGTTGTCTTCCTGGCAGCAATGTTCCGCGCTCGCAAGCGAGTGTTGATTGTGGCCTCTGCGTTGGCGGCGGGCTGGTTTATGGCGCCTATCTTTCCCACAGCCTTGGGGCTGGCGGGAAGGTACTTCCCTTCGATGGTTGGAACGGCTATTAGCCTGGTCACGACTGGGGGCTGGCTGGGAGCGATTGTGATTCCGCCCGCTGTGGGATTCGTCGCTGACCGTCGCGGCGTTTCACGTGGAGTGCTGATTCCCGTGGGATCAGCCGCGCTCATGATGGCATCGCCCATTCTATTGGCAGCCACGCGCTAG